The following proteins are encoded in a genomic region of Bacillus horti:
- a CDS encoding Rne/Rng family ribonuclease: protein MGKRLFIHCFSRETRVVLLDDDNKPIEYFVERPPKQRMIGNIYKGKVENVLPGMQAAFVDIGLEKNAFLYVDEIVPSKNARSSSQVMKTESSPQPAIQSLVSRGETLLVQVHKEAVGHKGAKVTTNMTLPGRYLVYLPYGGHIGVSRQIEEELERERLKEIGQDLVEGNEGLIIRTVCEGVDEHELAFDMRQLRQRWLDIQEHAKTVEEKELIYHEADIIPKLVRDYMSSDLTECYIDSPIHYRRLKQALHRYPELQKKVKLYDQNQDMFDYFQLTSEIEKAIRKRVWLKSGGYMIFDQTEALTVIDVNTGKFVGQQSLEETVLRTNLEAATEIARQLRLRDIGGIVIIDFIDMIEPKNQQHVLSVLEHAVKRDRTKTTVVGLTSLGLVELTRKKVRQSLLEVMTEPCTYCEGKGFTRSKESLAGQIERMLLEYRQSDSEAVLIEVHPELQRELEGAHKKGLKELQERCGFQILVYGNKSLHLESYKILYQGQASEAKKRLNKLTAMPVV, encoded by the coding sequence TTGGGAAAGAGACTATTCATCCACTGTTTTTCACGTGAGACCCGTGTTGTATTACTTGATGACGATAACAAGCCCATTGAGTACTTTGTAGAGCGTCCTCCTAAACAGAGGATGATCGGTAATATTTATAAAGGTAAAGTTGAGAATGTGTTGCCGGGGATGCAGGCAGCATTTGTTGATATAGGACTGGAAAAAAATGCGTTTCTGTACGTTGATGAAATTGTTCCCAGCAAAAATGCACGATCTAGCTCACAAGTTATGAAAACAGAATCATCCCCTCAACCGGCCATTCAAAGCTTGGTTTCAAGAGGAGAAACACTCCTTGTTCAGGTTCATAAGGAGGCTGTAGGTCATAAAGGAGCAAAGGTGACCACGAACATGACACTACCAGGTCGTTATTTAGTCTACCTTCCCTATGGTGGGCATATAGGAGTTTCTCGTCAGATCGAAGAGGAGCTAGAGCGTGAACGTCTGAAAGAAATAGGACAAGACTTGGTAGAAGGAAACGAAGGATTGATTATTCGTACTGTATGCGAGGGTGTGGATGAACATGAGCTTGCCTTTGATATGCGGCAGCTCAGACAGCGCTGGCTTGATATTCAAGAGCATGCTAAGACAGTAGAGGAGAAGGAACTCATTTACCATGAGGCAGATATTATTCCAAAGCTTGTCCGTGATTATATGTCATCTGACCTGACGGAATGCTACATAGACAGCCCTATCCACTATAGGCGCTTAAAGCAGGCGCTACATCGCTACCCAGAGCTTCAGAAGAAAGTGAAGCTGTATGATCAAAATCAAGATATGTTTGATTATTTTCAGCTAACCTCTGAAATTGAAAAAGCCATTAGGAAGAGAGTGTGGCTCAAAAGTGGAGGATATATGATTTTTGATCAAACGGAAGCTCTTACTGTGATTGATGTGAATACTGGAAAATTTGTAGGACAACAAAGCTTAGAAGAGACCGTCTTACGCACTAATTTAGAGGCAGCAACTGAAATTGCTAGGCAGTTGCGCTTGAGAGATATAGGCGGTATTGTCATCATTGACTTTATCGATATGATTGAACCTAAAAATCAGCAGCATGTTCTCAGCGTTTTAGAGCATGCGGTGAAAAGAGATCGAACAAAAACAACAGTTGTAGGTTTAACCTCTTTGGGGCTGGTCGAGTTAACTAGAAAAAAAGTAAGACAGAGCCTATTAGAGGTTATGACAGAGCCTTGTACGTATTGTGAAGGTAAAGGCTTTACCCGTTCAAAGGAGTCTTTAGCTGGACAAATTGAACGAATGCTGTTAGAGTATCGGCAATCGGATAGCGAAGCTGTGCTAATCGAGGTACACCCTGAACTCCAAAGGGAGCTTGAGGGAGCTCACAAGAAAGGACTTAAGGAGCTACAGGAACGTTGTGGATTTCAAATTCTAGTATATGGAAATAAGAGTCTGCATCTTGAGAGCTACAAGATTCTTTACCAAGGGCAGGCTAGTGAAGCGAAAAAACGCTTGAATAAGTTGACAGCTATGCCTGTGGTATGA
- a CDS encoding ABC transporter permease — protein sequence MNVPDELFVPLEKDKKYAEAIVRPKLSYWQDAWQRLTKNKLALLGLVIIILLAVMALAGPLLVPYSYSDQSLLNANQPPSEEHWFGTDELGRDMFARTWYGARISLFIGLTAAIIDFIIGIIYGGISGYRGGRTDNVMMRIVEILYGLPYLLVVILLMVVMGPGLFTIIVALTATGWIGMARIVRGQVLQLKNYEYVLASRTLGGGTPWIIRKHLLPNTMGPIIVQMTLTVPSAIFAEAFLSFLGLGVQAPIASWGVMANDGLSTIISGHWWRLFFPAFFISLTMFAFNVLGDGLRDALDPRLRR from the coding sequence GTGAATGTACCTGATGAATTATTTGTTCCCTTAGAGAAAGACAAAAAGTATGCTGAAGCCATTGTCAGACCCAAGCTTTCATACTGGCAGGACGCTTGGCAAAGACTTACTAAAAATAAATTGGCGTTATTGGGCTTAGTTATTATTATTCTTCTAGCTGTTATGGCTCTGGCTGGCCCCTTGCTTGTCCCTTATAGCTATTCAGATCAAAGTCTGTTAAATGCGAATCAGCCTCCATCAGAGGAGCATTGGTTCGGAACGGATGAGTTAGGGAGAGATATGTTTGCAAGAACATGGTATGGAGCTAGAATTTCTCTATTTATTGGTCTAACCGCTGCCATTATTGATTTTATTATTGGGATCATTTATGGAGGAATTTCAGGCTATCGTGGTGGTCGAACAGACAATGTGATGATGCGAATTGTAGAAATCCTTTATGGTCTTCCCTATTTGTTAGTGGTTATTCTGCTCATGGTGGTGATGGGACCAGGCTTATTTACCATCATTGTTGCTCTTACAGCAACCGGCTGGATTGGGATGGCCAGAATTGTTCGAGGACAGGTGCTACAGCTTAAAAATTATGAATACGTTCTAGCTTCACGAACGCTAGGCGGTGGTACTCCATGGATTATTAGAAAGCATTTACTGCCTAATACGATGGGACCGATTATCGTCCAAATGACGTTAACTGTGCCAAGTGCTATATTTGCTGAAGCTTTTCTGAGCTTTTTAGGCCTGGGGGTCCAAGCTCCTATAGCTAGCTGGGGAGTGATGGCGAATGACGGTTTATCCACGATTATTTCAGGGCATTGGTGGCGATTATTTTTTCCTGCCTTTTTCATCTCACTGACGATGTTTGCTTTTAACGTTCTAGGAGATGGATTAAGGGATGCACTAGATCCAAGGCTAAGGAGGTAA
- the rplU gene encoding 50S ribosomal protein L21, translating into MFAIIETGGKQYKVEKGTELYIEKLHAEAGETVQFDRVVLVNKDGEVVVGAPTVAGATVTAKVERHGKGSKIIVFKYKAKKNYRRKQGHRQPYTKVVVDEIKA; encoded by the coding sequence ATGTTCGCAATTATTGAAACTGGTGGTAAGCAGTACAAAGTTGAAAAAGGTACAGAGCTATACATTGAGAAGCTACATGCCGAAGCAGGTGAAACTGTTCAATTTGATCGTGTTGTGTTAGTTAACAAAGACGGTGAGGTTGTTGTAGGAGCGCCGACTGTTGCAGGAGCAACAGTTACAGCTAAAGTAGAGCGTCACGGTAAAGGTAGCAAAATTATCGTTTTCAAGTATAAAGCGAAAAAGAACTACCGTCGTAAGCAAGGTCATCGTCAACCATACACAAAGGTTGTAGTTGATGAGATCAAAGCTTAG
- the rpmA gene encoding 50S ribosomal protein L27: protein MLKMNLQFFAQKKGVGSTKNGRDSISKRLGVKRGDGQTVTAGSILVRQRGTKIYPGTNVGIGGDDTLFSKVEGVVRFERLGRDRKKVSVYPA, encoded by the coding sequence ATGCTTAAAATGAACTTACAGTTTTTCGCTCAGAAAAAAGGAGTAGGTAGTACTAAGAACGGACGTGACTCAATCTCTAAGCGTCTAGGTGTTAAGCGCGGAGATGGTCAAACGGTTACTGCTGGTAGCATTTTAGTTCGCCAACGTGGTACGAAAATCTACCCTGGAACAAATGTAGGTATCGGTGGAGATGACACACTTTTCTCCAAAGTAGAAGGTGTTGTACGTTTCGAGCGTCTTGGACGTGACCGTAAAAAAGTTAGTGTATACCCTGCATAA
- a CDS encoding Spo0B domain-containing protein: MKTDKKDLLEYLRHYRHDWMNHMQLMKAYLSMDKIQDAQRYMDQIISSAQNEAKLCELDDPELAFYLLTYNWRNQRSIRIEVEVVHEQEMLYNVSIASKYPHLHMWIREITGMIEERVDPYEENQLFYIFAVGQDCLKLRMEFEGIWDEESGKVALSKIKEKIRLEKGSLMIVECSEKEIILELSP; the protein is encoded by the coding sequence TTGAAAACAGATAAAAAGGATCTATTGGAATACTTAAGGCATTACCGTCATGACTGGATGAATCATATGCAATTGATGAAAGCATATCTATCTATGGATAAAATACAGGACGCTCAGCGTTATATGGATCAGATTATATCGAGTGCCCAGAATGAAGCAAAGCTATGTGAGCTAGATGATCCTGAGTTAGCTTTTTATCTGCTAACATATAATTGGCGAAACCAGAGGTCAATACGCATTGAGGTCGAGGTTGTTCATGAACAAGAAATGCTGTATAACGTCTCTATTGCAAGTAAATATCCACATTTACATATGTGGATTAGAGAAATAACGGGTATGATAGAAGAAAGAGTTGATCCCTATGAGGAAAATCAACTTTTTTATATTTTTGCTGTTGGCCAGGATTGCTTGAAGCTAAGAATGGAGTTTGAAGGAATATGGGACGAGGAATCGGGCAAAGTAGCTTTGAGTAAAATAAAAGAAAAAATAAGGCTCGAAAAAGGTAGCCTGATGATTGTAGAATGCTCAGAAAAGGAAATCATCCTAGAGCTTTCTCCTTAG
- a CDS encoding ABC transporter permease — protein MLSYIGKRFVAMLITLWVIITLTFSLMHAIPGSPFDKERTTNETVTRNLEAHYNLDKPLIVQYFTYLKSLVTLDLGPSISYSSDTVNNMIGRGFPVSFQLGIITLIIAVFSGITIGVLAALKHNGLIDHLAMILAVIGLSIPNFILSTLFIKYIAVDWGLLPVATWGTWKHTVLPALALSSGPLAVIARLTRSNMLEVLTQDYIRTAKAKGLSPFTIVVKHALRNALLPVITILGTLIAGVLTGSFVVEKIFAIPGMGKYFVDGINNRDYPVIMGTTLFYSTLLIIMMFLVDIAYGLIDPRIKLHKKGE, from the coding sequence TTGCTCTCATACATAGGTAAGCGTTTTGTAGCCATGCTTATTACCTTGTGGGTCATTATTACTTTAACCTTTAGCTTAATGCATGCAATTCCTGGTTCTCCCTTTGACAAGGAACGTACGACCAATGAAACGGTAACTCGAAATCTGGAGGCTCATTACAATCTAGATAAACCTTTGATTGTACAGTATTTTACATATTTAAAAAGCTTGGTAACTCTTGATCTAGGTCCTTCTATTTCCTATAGCTCCGATACTGTCAATAATATGATAGGAAGGGGATTTCCAGTCTCGTTTCAATTAGGAATTATTACGCTTATAATTGCTGTTTTTTCAGGAATTACGATTGGTGTCCTAGCTGCGTTAAAGCATAACGGCTTGATCGATCATTTGGCTATGATCCTAGCTGTTATCGGACTATCTATTCCAAATTTCATTTTATCCACTTTGTTCATTAAGTACATTGCTGTGGACTGGGGGCTTCTCCCGGTAGCCACTTGGGGGACGTGGAAGCATACCGTATTACCAGCACTGGCCTTGTCTTCAGGACCATTAGCGGTCATCGCTCGTTTAACTAGATCAAATATGCTAGAGGTCCTAACTCAGGACTATATACGAACGGCTAAGGCCAAGGGACTCTCCCCTTTTACTATTGTAGTTAAGCATGCTCTTAGAAATGCACTCCTTCCAGTTATCACGATTTTAGGAACACTAATTGCAGGGGTATTAACGGGAAGCTTTGTGGTAGAAAAGATATTTGCTATTCCAGGTATGGGGAAGTATTTTGTAGATGGAATTAACAACAGGGATTATCCAGTGATTATGGGCACTACTCTTTTTTATAGCACACTCCTGATTATTATGATGTTTCTAGTTGATATCGCTTATGGCTTGATAGATCCGCGTATCAAGTTGCACAAGAAGGGGGAGTAA
- a CDS encoding M50 family metallopeptidase, with protein MIKLSIHPLFFFVILLAFLHGFIYDVLLLFAIVLVHECGHAGVAYTYGWRIKKIELLPFGGVAVVEEHGNKPFKEELLVLLAGPLMNMMMIGIACLFWTLKLWSTEFCLLFIEYNLIILLFNLLPIWPLDGGKLVQLLLSLFFPYKRAIQVSLFVSSIALIGYILMTALLFPVYFYLWSVAVFLLISLFLEFRQSPYQYLRFLLSRYHRKGENQKTRNADSSISGLSHQRKAQPLIIRSQDTVKESVERLFKHKKHYFYVTNQRGMLIHMLDEDELLQYYFERKWIHRAVGDVLG; from the coding sequence TTGATTAAATTATCTATCCATCCTCTATTCTTCTTTGTGATACTTCTTGCCTTTTTGCACGGTTTTATTTATGATGTGCTCTTGCTATTCGCTATTGTCTTGGTCCATGAATGTGGACATGCTGGTGTAGCCTATACGTATGGCTGGAGAATTAAGAAAATAGAATTGCTCCCTTTTGGTGGTGTTGCCGTTGTTGAGGAGCATGGAAATAAACCCTTTAAGGAAGAGCTGCTCGTCCTATTAGCTGGTCCGTTGATGAATATGATGATGATCGGGATCGCCTGCCTATTTTGGACACTAAAGCTTTGGAGTACAGAATTTTGTCTGCTTTTTATTGAATATAATTTAATTATACTACTCTTTAATTTGCTTCCTATATGGCCATTAGATGGAGGGAAGCTTGTACAGCTACTTTTAAGTCTTTTTTTCCCCTATAAACGAGCTATCCAAGTCTCTTTATTTGTAAGCTCTATTGCGCTCATTGGCTATATCCTTATGACAGCTCTACTTTTCCCTGTGTATTTTTATTTATGGTCAGTAGCCGTCTTTTTGCTTATTTCACTGTTTTTAGAATTCCGTCAGTCTCCCTATCAATATCTTCGATTTTTGTTATCTAGATATCACAGAAAAGGGGAGAATCAAAAGACACGGAATGCTGACTCAAGTATATCCGGACTTAGTCATCAACGAAAAGCTCAGCCTCTAATTATTCGTTCACAGGATACGGTTAAGGAATCCGTGGAGAGGCTTTTTAAACATAAGAAACACTATTTTTATGTTACCAATCAGCGAGGGATGCTGATTCATATGCTGGATGAGGATGAGCTGCTTCAGTATTATTTCGAGCGTAAATGGATTCACCGTGCAGTAGGGGATGTTTTAGGGTAA
- the obgE gene encoding GTPase ObgE: MFVDKVSIFVKAGDGGDGMVAFRREKYVPDGGPAGGDGGSGSDIIFVVDEGLRTLMDFRYQKHFKAPRGENGRTKRQHGQNAEEMVVRVPPGTTVLDEETGEVVADLVEQGQRALIAKGGRGGRGNCRFATPKNPAPYVAENGEPGQERKITLELKVLADVGLVGFPSVGKSTLLSVVSAAKPKIAEYHFTTLTPNLGVVDVGDMRSFVIADLPGLIKGAHEGVGLGHQFLRHIERTRIIVHVLDMSGSEGRDPYEDFVQINDELKMYNYKLEERPQIIVANKMDLPQADELLAEFKSKVQDVPIFPISAVTREGTQELIYAVADLLDEIPQNTYELIQSGEVDEDEEHVTYRFEAEDPGFRVYKDNEVFVVEGEKVERLMKMTKFQFEESALKFARTLRYMGVDDALRERGAKDGDTVRILNFEFEFQE, encoded by the coding sequence ATGTTTGTAGATAAGGTCAGTATATTTGTTAAAGCTGGTGACGGTGGAGATGGAATGGTTGCTTTTCGTCGAGAAAAGTATGTGCCTGACGGTGGGCCGGCAGGTGGGGATGGTGGATCAGGATCAGATATTATCTTTGTGGTGGATGAAGGTCTAAGGACATTAATGGACTTTAGATATCAAAAGCATTTTAAAGCACCGCGAGGAGAAAATGGACGTACCAAAAGACAGCATGGTCAAAATGCTGAGGAAATGGTGGTTCGGGTACCACCTGGAACAACCGTACTGGATGAGGAAACAGGAGAAGTAGTCGCTGATCTAGTAGAACAAGGACAGCGAGCTCTTATCGCTAAAGGAGGACGAGGAGGACGAGGGAATTGTCGCTTTGCTACTCCTAAAAATCCTGCTCCATATGTTGCCGAAAACGGAGAGCCTGGTCAAGAGCGTAAGATCACTTTAGAGCTTAAGGTTTTGGCTGATGTAGGACTTGTAGGCTTTCCGAGTGTCGGAAAATCAACATTACTTTCAGTCGTTTCCGCTGCTAAGCCTAAAATTGCTGAGTACCATTTTACTACTTTAACTCCCAACCTAGGAGTGGTAGATGTTGGGGATATGCGAAGCTTTGTCATCGCAGACTTACCTGGACTGATCAAGGGAGCTCATGAGGGAGTTGGGCTAGGTCACCAATTCCTTAGACATATTGAGCGAACTAGGATCATTGTTCATGTATTAGACATGTCTGGATCTGAAGGAAGAGATCCGTATGAGGATTTTGTCCAGATTAACGATGAACTCAAAATGTATAATTATAAGCTGGAAGAACGCCCACAGATCATTGTAGCAAACAAAATGGATCTGCCTCAGGCTGATGAATTACTTGCTGAATTCAAGAGCAAGGTTCAGGATGTACCTATTTTTCCAATATCAGCGGTGACGAGAGAAGGAACACAGGAATTGATTTATGCTGTTGCTGATCTGCTTGACGAGATTCCGCAGAATACTTATGAGCTTATTCAATCTGGAGAAGTGGATGAGGATGAAGAACATGTCACTTACCGCTTTGAAGCAGAAGATCCTGGTTTTAGAGTGTATAAGGACAATGAAGTTTTTGTTGTTGAAGGAGAAAAAGTAGAGCGCTTAATGAAAATGACCAAATTTCAATTTGAAGAATCGGCCCTTAAATTTGCTCGAACCTTACGCTACATGGGAGTAGATGATGCGTTAAGAGAACGAGGAGCCAAGGATGGGGATACGGTTAGAATCCTTAATTTTGAATTCGAGTTTCAGGAATAA
- a CDS encoding peptide ABC transporter substrate-binding protein encodes MKKRQLGFLLLLLIFALVVAACSSDDASTEENPNEGQNETGQEQEPSTEPKVLLLNNGREPTSLDPPIGFDAASYNLINNFMEGLTRLGADHTPEAGIAEDWDISEDGRVYTFYIRENANWSNGDPVTAHDFEFAWKRFIDPETASPAAFLANLIEGAEGFNSGEGTVDDVMVTALDDKTLEVTLTSPQSYFLNVITNPPFFPVHKETVEGNENWHAEASTIHSNGPFKLTQWDKDSQIIIEKNEHYWDTNQVKLDQVVWKMVNDSNTSYQMYTSGELHTSDVPADLSEQLFANGEVNVEDSSGTMFFRFNVTEEPFQNVNIRRAFSMAVDRQQIIDYVIKGQQRAATAFVSYGFTDAQGDDFREKGGDLISFNLEEAKQLLEQGMAEEGYTALPEITLSYNNTDINHRIAQALQEMLRQNLGVEVNLTSQEGAVFLAAQRALELQFSRSSFIPDFGDPINFLESFITGSSMNRTGWSHAEYDSLIAEAYQEADDARRFELLHRAESILFEESPIIPLYFYNTIYLQADDVKGIVRHPVGYLELKWADME; translated from the coding sequence ATGAAGAAACGACAATTAGGGTTTTTGCTGCTTCTACTTATTTTCGCTTTGGTTGTAGCCGCTTGCTCATCAGATGATGCAAGCACGGAAGAGAATCCAAATGAAGGACAGAATGAAACGGGGCAAGAGCAAGAGCCTTCAACAGAACCTAAAGTATTACTTTTAAACAACGGTAGAGAGCCTACTTCTCTTGATCCACCTATTGGATTTGATGCGGCTTCCTACAATTTAATTAATAATTTCATGGAGGGTCTAACAAGATTAGGTGCTGATCATACTCCAGAGGCAGGGATTGCAGAGGATTGGGATATCTCTGAGGATGGAAGGGTCTATACCTTTTACATCAGAGAAAACGCAAATTGGTCGAACGGTGATCCAGTCACAGCCCATGATTTTGAATTTGCCTGGAAAAGATTTATTGACCCAGAGACGGCCTCTCCAGCTGCGTTTTTAGCTAATTTAATTGAAGGAGCGGAAGGCTTTAATAGTGGTGAGGGTACGGTAGATGACGTAATGGTTACAGCTTTGGATGACAAGACACTAGAGGTCACTCTAACTAGCCCCCAATCCTATTTCCTAAATGTTATAACGAATCCTCCTTTCTTCCCAGTCCACAAAGAAACGGTAGAGGGAAATGAGAACTGGCATGCTGAAGCATCAACGATCCATTCAAATGGGCCATTTAAGCTAACTCAGTGGGATAAAGATAGTCAAATCATTATTGAGAAGAACGAGCATTATTGGGATACAAACCAAGTGAAGCTAGATCAGGTTGTGTGGAAAATGGTCAATGACTCTAATACATCGTATCAAATGTATACAAGCGGCGAGTTGCATACTTCCGATGTCCCAGCTGACTTAAGTGAGCAGTTGTTTGCGAACGGGGAGGTTAATGTAGAGGATAGCTCGGGAACGATGTTTTTCCGTTTCAATGTAACAGAGGAGCCATTCCAGAACGTAAATATTCGTCGAGCATTTAGTATGGCCGTTGATCGACAGCAAATCATTGATTACGTCATAAAAGGACAGCAGAGGGCAGCTACGGCATTTGTATCCTACGGATTTACTGATGCTCAGGGAGACGATTTTAGAGAAAAGGGTGGAGATCTAATTAGCTTTAATTTAGAGGAAGCAAAGCAACTCCTAGAGCAGGGAATGGCTGAAGAAGGCTATACGGCTTTACCCGAAATCACCTTATCATACAATAACACAGATATTAATCATCGTATCGCTCAAGCCTTACAAGAGATGCTGCGTCAAAACCTAGGTGTAGAGGTTAACCTAACCAGTCAAGAGGGAGCAGTGTTCCTTGCTGCACAAAGAGCGCTGGAGCTGCAATTCTCCCGTTCTTCCTTTATCCCCGATTTTGGCGATCCGATTAACTTCCTAGAGAGTTTTATCACAGGAAGCTCGATGAACAGAACAGGTTGGAGTCATGCGGAATATGACTCATTAATTGCAGAAGCCTACCAAGAAGCGGATGATGCAAGAAGATTTGAGCTCTTACACCGGGCGGAAAGTATTTTATTTGAAGAATCACCGATTATTCCTCTATACTTTTACAATACCATTTATCTTCAGGCAGATGATGTAAAAGGTATTGTTCGTCATCCAGTTGGTTATCTGGAGCTTAAGTGGGCTGATATGGAATAA
- a CDS encoding ABC transporter ATP-binding protein produces the protein MNKILDVQNLHVSFTTYGGEVQAVRGVSLELHEGETLAIVGESGCGKSVTAQTIMRLITEPAGRIKSGMITYRNKDLTALSEKQMRRVRGAEIAMIFQDPMTSLNPTITIGKQISESMIKHQKISSTDANKLSIELLKLVGIANPKERLKQYPHQFSGGMRQRIMIAMALACNPSILIADEPTTALDVTIQAQIIELFKEIQIKTGIAIILITHDLGVVASIANRVNVMYAGKVMEAGLVQDIFGHPQHPYTRGLLASVPKLDEDKSRPLVPIPGSPPDLFAPPQGCPFAQRCEYALEVCVHAEPPLTTVHEHHHVACWLQDDRAKGTEFPTYRTKVL, from the coding sequence ATGAATAAAATACTTGATGTGCAAAACCTCCACGTAAGCTTCACGACGTACGGAGGAGAGGTCCAAGCGGTCAGAGGTGTAAGTCTTGAGCTTCACGAAGGGGAAACCTTAGCCATCGTAGGAGAGTCAGGCTGTGGAAAAAGTGTGACTGCTCAAACGATCATGCGTCTTATTACTGAGCCAGCAGGAAGAATTAAATCAGGCATGATTACGTACAGAAATAAAGATTTAACGGCCCTTTCTGAAAAACAAATGCGCCGAGTACGTGGAGCAGAAATAGCTATGATTTTTCAGGATCCAATGACCTCCTTAAACCCAACGATCACGATTGGAAAGCAAATTTCTGAGAGTATGATCAAGCACCAGAAAATCAGCTCTACAGATGCAAATAAACTATCCATAGAGCTACTAAAGCTTGTTGGAATAGCCAACCCAAAAGAAAGACTAAAGCAATATCCACATCAATTTAGTGGAGGAATGAGACAAAGAATAATGATTGCCATGGCGTTAGCGTGTAACCCCTCTATTTTAATTGCGGATGAGCCAACAACGGCGTTAGATGTAACGATTCAGGCCCAAATTATTGAGCTCTTCAAAGAAATCCAAATCAAAACGGGCATCGCTATTATTCTCATTACTCATGACCTAGGAGTTGTTGCTTCCATTGCTAATCGAGTAAACGTCATGTATGCAGGGAAGGTGATGGAGGCGGGGCTTGTCCAGGATATCTTTGGTCATCCCCAGCACCCATACACGAGAGGACTTCTAGCTTCCGTTCCTAAATTAGACGAGGATAAAAGTCGTCCTCTGGTTCCTATTCCCGGTTCGCCGCCTGACCTCTTTGCCCCACCACAGGGCTGTCCATTCGCCCAACGCTGTGAATATGCTTTAGAGGTATGTGTACATGCTGAGCCACCGCTTACAACGGTCCATGAGCATCATCATGTGGCTTGTTGGTTACAGGATGATCGAGCAAAAGGAACAGAGTTTCCAACTTATAGAACGAAAGTTCTATAG
- a CDS encoding ribosomal-processing cysteine protease Prp, with product MIELTIERDTETKQIASFILSGHADYAEAGKDIVCAAVSGISFGTVNAIEHLLNIVLDVEMEEEGGFLHCSVPSDMEDALQEKVQLLLEAMIVSIESIATTEEYKSYIRILKQETDRR from the coding sequence ATGATTGAATTAACAATTGAGCGTGACACCGAGACGAAACAGATTGCTTCCTTTATCCTATCAGGACATGCGGACTACGCTGAGGCTGGAAAGGATATTGTCTGTGCAGCAGTATCTGGTATTTCGTTTGGGACAGTTAACGCCATTGAGCATTTACTAAACATTGTCTTGGACGTAGAGATGGAAGAAGAAGGAGGATTTTTACACTGCAGTGTTCCTTCCGATATGGAGGACGCTCTGCAGGAGAAAGTCCAGCTACTTCTAGAAGCTATGATTGTTTCCATAGAATCCATTGCGACTACGGAAGAGTACAAATCATATATACGTATATTGAAACAAGAAACGGACAGGAGGTGA
- a CDS encoding M55 family metallopeptidase: MKMFISVDMEGITGLNDPTFVDSAQRNYRRGQELMTQEVNHIIETVFGLGYKEVVVNDSHSKMNNLLIEKLHPEAQLIIGDVKPYSMVQGLDNSFDGAIFAGYHARASMKGVLSHTMIFGVKNMYINDVTIGELGFNAFVAGYYNVPVLLVAGDDQAALEAEALIPGVTTAAVKSYVSRTSALSLTPQKSGELLRQRTSAAIHNQTQVKPLIPPQKPILKIEFVNHGQAEWASLMPGTILEEGGTTVSYKAKDILEAYKAMIVMTELAMKTTFC; encoded by the coding sequence ATGAAGATGTTTATATCCGTGGATATGGAAGGAATTACAGGCTTAAATGATCCTACATTTGTTGATTCCGCTCAAAGAAATTATAGGCGTGGTCAAGAACTGATGACACAGGAAGTCAATCATATTATTGAAACAGTTTTTGGATTAGGTTACAAAGAGGTTGTGGTGAATGACAGTCATTCAAAGATGAACAATCTCTTAATTGAAAAGCTACATCCCGAAGCACAGCTGATTATTGGAGATGTTAAGCCTTACTCGATGGTACAAGGGCTAGATAATAGCTTTGACGGAGCCATTTTCGCAGGGTATCATGCCCGTGCTTCGATGAAAGGTGTTTTAAGTCATACGATGATTTTTGGTGTGAAAAACATGTATATCAATGATGTAACCATTGGTGAGCTAGGATTTAATGCGTTTGTCGCAGGTTACTATAATGTCCCTGTACTATTAGTAGCTGGAGATGATCAAGCTGCTTTAGAGGCAGAGGCATTAATTCCGGGAGTGACAACAGCAGCCGTTAAAAGCTACGTTTCTCGAACATCGGCCCTTAGTCTTACACCTCAAAAAAGCGGGGAATTACTTAGACAACGTACTTCGGCAGCCATACATAATCAAACGCAAGTAAAGCCCTTAATTCCACCTCAGAAACCTATTTTGAAAATAGAATTCGTCAATCATGGTCAAGCTGAGTGGGCAAGCTTAATGCCAGGAACCATTCTTGAAGAAGGGGGTACGACAGTTAGCTATAAGGCTAAGGATATTCTGGAAGCCTACAAAGCGATGATTGTTATGACTGAATTAGCTATGAAGACAACCTTTTGCTAA